The genomic DNA GATCGTGCGCGCCTGGCACGAAGAGGTGACGCGCGCCGCGCTGTATGCCGCGCGCGACCTCGTCATGGCGGCCATCGAAGACCGCCCCTATGACGTGAACGCCGCCATCGAGCGCCTGCGCGAAATGACGGATTCGCTGTGCCTGGGCCCGAGCACCGCCTGCATCGTGGATGGCGCGGATGACCGCGACATTCCCGCCGTGCGCCTGAGCACCGGCAACCTGGTGCAACTGGGCTATGGCGCGCGCCAGCGCCGCATCTGGACCGCCGAGACCGACAACACCAGCGCCATCGCCGAGAGCATTTCGCGCGACAAGGACCTCACCAAGCAGCTGCTGGGCAATTGCGGCGTGCCGGTGCCCGAAGGCTGCCTGGTCGAGAGCGCCGCAGATGCCTGGGACACCGCGGAATCCATCGGCCTGCCCGTGGTGCTCAAGCCCAGCGACGGCAACCATGGCCGCGGCGTCTTCACCAACCTGACCACGCGCGAGGAAATCGATGCCGCCTATGCCATCGCGGTCGACGAGGGCAGCGGCGTCATCGTCGAACGCTTCATTCCCGGCATCGAGCATCGCCTGCTGGTCGTGGGCGACAAGCTGGTCGCGGCCGCCCGTGGCGAAAGCGCCGAGGTGGTGGGCGACGGCGTCTCAACCGTGCGCCAGCTCGTGGAAAGCCAGATCAATACGGACCCTCGCCGTGGCCGCAACGAAGACCAGCCGCTGAACCTGATCCGCCTGGACTCCGCCGCCATGCTGGAGCTGGGCCGCCAACGCCTCACGCCCGACAGCGTGCCGGCCGCAGGCCGCGCGGTGCTGATCCAGCGCAACGGCAACGTCGCGTTCGACGTCACCGCGCAGGTCCACCCCGAAGTCGCGCGCATCGCCGCGTTGGCCGCGCGCGTGGTCGGCCTGGACATCGCCGGCATCGATCTCGTGGCGCAGGACATCTCCCGTCCGCTCGCCGACCAACGCGGCGCCATCGTCGAGGTCAACGCCGGCCCCGGCCTGCTCATGCACATCAAGCCCGCGCAAGGCGAAGCGCAGCCTGTCGGCCGCGCCATCGTCGATCACCTGTTCCCGCAGGACGACACCGGACGCATCCCGGTCGTGGGCATCACCGGCACCAACGGCAAGACCGTGGTGGCCAAGATCGTGGCCCGCCTGCTGCACCTGAATGGTCTGCTGACGGGCCTGGCCTGCAGCGATGGCATGTACCTGGACAATCGCCGCGTGAAGGCCGGCGACGCCGGCAACTGGACCGATGGCCTGCGCGTGCTGCTGAACCGCGCGGTCCAGGCGGCCGTGATCGAGAACGACAGCAACGTCATCCTGACCCAGGGCATGGCCTACGACCGTTGCCAGGTCGGCATCGTGACCGGCACGCAGCATCCCGACCACCTGGGCCGGCATGACATCCTCGACGCCGAGCAGATGCTGAAGGTCTACCGCTGCCAGGTCGACGTGGTCCTGCCCGAAGGCGCCGCCATCCTGGACGCCCTGGACCCGGCCTCGGAAGAACTGGCCGAACTCTGCGACGGCAAGACCTACTTCTTCTCCACCGACGCGCAGGCGCCCTTGCTGGCCGCGCATCGCGCGGCAGGCGGCCGCGCGGTCGTGGCGCGCGACGGCTGGCTGGTGCTGCTGGATGGCGAATCGGAACAGCCGCTCACGCGCCTGTCGGCCATCCCCATCACCTACGGCGCGCGCGTGCGCTTCCAGGTCGCCAACGTGCTGGCCGCCGCGGCGGCCGGCTGGGCGCTGGGCCTGACGCCGGAACTGATCCGCGCCGGACTGGAAGCCTTCGACCGCGACTTCTCGGACATTCCCGGCCGCTACACCGTCTTCGAATGGCAAGGCGCCACCGTCATCGTGGACGATGCCCAGAACGAAGCCGGCGTGGCCGCCCTGGTGGAGGCGCAGGCACAGTTCTCGGCCGGTCACCGCAGCATCATCTTTGGCGCGGGCACGGACCGCCGCGATGACGCGCTGATACAGATGGGCCGCTTGCTGGGGGAAACCTTCGACCACATCACGCTCTACGACGACGCCTCCGTGCGCAGCGAACGCGTGCACGGCGAAGCCCGCGCGCTGCTGCGCGACGGCATTGCGCGGGCCGCTCGCCGGCCCGCGGTCACCGATGCCGCCGACCACGGCGCCACCGTGGACAGCGCGCTGTCGGCCCTGCAGGCCGGCCATCTGCTGGTGCTGCAATGCGAGGAAGCCAGCGCCGCCGCCACGGTGGACCGTGTCCGCCAGTGGATCAGCCAGTCCTGCACCCAAACCGCCTGAACCCGGCCCACGTCCTACGATCCGTCAAGGAATTCCCCATGGAAGTCTCCCGTCTTCGCGCCTTGCGTGGCCCCAACATCTGGAGCCGCCTGACCGCCATCGAAGCCATCGTGTCGTGCGCCGACCCGCAATGCGACCTGGAGAACGTGCCGGGTTTCTATACCCGGATGCGCGCCCGCTTTCCCGACATGCGCGCGCTCAAGCCCGCCGGGCACGAAGCGCCCGTGTCGCTGGCGCATGCGCTCGAAGCCTGCGCGCTGGGCCTGCAGGCCGTGGCCGGCTGTCCCGTGGCTTTCGGCCGCACCACGCCCACCGTCGAACCCGGCGTGTACCAGGTGGTGGTGCAGTACACCGAGGAAGCCGTCGGCCGCCTGGCCTTCGAACTGGCCCAGGAACTCTGCAAGGCAGCGCTGGATGACACCCCCTTCGATCTGCAGGCCGCCGTGGGCCGCCTGCGCGAGCTGGACGAGGACATGCGCCTGGGCCCCAGCACCGGCGCCATCGTGCAGGCCGGCCTGGCCCGCGAAGTGCCCTATCGCCGGCTGACGGAAGGCAGCATGGTGCAATTCGGCTGGGGTAGCCGCCAGCGCCGCATCCAGGCCGCCGAAACCGACATGACCAGCGCGATCGCGGAGTCGATCGCGCAGGACAAGGACCTGACCAAGCTGCTGCTGGAGGCCGCGGGCGTGCCGGTGCCCGTCGGCCGCGTCGTGCGCACGGAAGACGAGGCCTGGGCCGCCGCCTGCGAGGTGGGCGTGCCCGTTGTCATCAAACCGCGCGACGGCAACCAGGGCAAGGGCGTGGCCGTGAACCTGGAGACGCGCGAGCAACTGGCGACGGCCTTCGCCGTGGCCTCGGACATCAGCCGCGACGTGATCGTCGAGCGCTACATTCCGGGCCATGATTTCCGCGTGCTGATCGTCGGCGGACAGATGATCGCCGCCGCGCGCCGTGACCCGCCCAGCGTGATCGGCGACGGCAGGCGCACCGTGCGCGAGCTGGTGGCCGAGGTCAACCTGGACCCGCTGCGTGGCGATGGCCATGCCACCTCGCTCACCAAGATCCGGCTCGACGAGCTGGCGGTGGCCACGCTCGGCAAGCAGAACCTGACGCCCGAAAGCGTGCCCACCGCCGGCCTGCGCGTCGTGCTGCGCAACAACGCCAACCTGAGCACCGGCGGCACCGCCACCGACGTGACCGACGAAGTCCACCCCGAGCTCGCGGCGCGCGCCGTCGCGGCGGCACAGATGGTCGGCCTGGACATCTGCGGCGTGGACGTCGTGTGCGAAACCGTGGCGCAGTCGATGGAAGACCAGCGCGGCGGCATCGTCGAGGTGAACGCGGCCCCCGGCCTGCGCATGCACCTGAACCCCTCCTACGGCAAACCCCGCCAGGTGGGCGAAGCCATGATCGGCACGCTGTTCGGGCCGGGCGAGAACGGCCGCATCCCGGTCGTGGCCGTGGCCGGCACCAACGGCAAGACGACCACGGTACGGCTGACCGCGCACCTGCTGGGCGCCAGCGGCAAGCGCGTGGGCATGACCAACTCCGATGGCGTCTATGTCGAAGGACGTTGCATCGACACCGGCGACTGCAGCGGCCCGCGCAGCGCGCGCAACATCCTGGGACACCCGGATGTCGACGCCGCCGTCTTCGAAACCGCGCGTGGCGGCATCCTGCGCGAAGGCCTGGCCTTCGACCGTTGCGACGTGGCCATCGTCACCAACATCGGCATGGGCGACCACCTGGGGCTGAACTACATCAGTACCGTGGAAGACCTGGCCGTGGTCAAGCGCGTCATCGTGCAGAACGTCGCCCCCACCGGCACCGCCGTCCTGAACGCCGCCGACCCCATGGTCGCGCCCATGGCCGCCTCCTGCCCCGGCTCGGTCATCTTCTTCTCCGACGACCGTCATCACCCCGTGCTGACCACGCACCGCGCACAAGGCAAGCGCGTGGTGTTCGTCGAGGACGGGCACCTGGTGGCCGCCGAAGGCGGTTTCGCGCATCGCATTGCGCTGAACGCGATCACGCTGACGCGCGGCGGCACCATCGCCTTCCAGGTGCAGAACGCCATGGCCGCCACCGCTGCCGCGTGGGCCCTGGGCCTGGACTGGCAGGTGATCGAAGCAGGCCTGGCCAGCTTCGTGAACGACGCGCAATCGGCACCCGGCCGCTTCAACGTGTTCGACTATCACGGCGCCACGCTCATCGCCGACTACGGCCACAACCCCGACGCCATCCAGGCGCTGGTCTCGGCCGTGGAAGCCATGCCCGCGCGCAAGCGCGTCGTGGTGATCAGCGGCGCGGGCGACCGCCGCGACGAAGACATCCGCCAGCAGACCGCCATCCTGGGCGATTCCTTCGATGACTTGATTCTCTATGAAGACCAGTGCCAGCGCGGACGCGAGGATGGCGAAGTGCTGGCGCTGCTGCGCGAGGGCCTGAAGGACGCGCGCCGCGCGCGCCACGTCGAGGAAATCCGGGGCGAATTCCTGGCCACCGACACGGCACTCAAGCGCCTGCAACCCGGCGACCTCTGCCTGGTGCTTATCGACCAGGTGGAGGAAGCCCTGGCGCACATCGCCAAGCGGATCGCCGAGCCGCGTTGACCCGCATCGCATGAAGCCTGCCCCAGCACGGCGCGTGCAAGGCAAGGGCGCCCGACCCGCCGGTCTGGCGCCCTTTTTTCTGCCCGGTTTTGCGCCTGAAAATGCCCGCCGGCACGCCCAGGCGCGCTACACCTGTAACGCCAGCAGATCAAAGCAGCGCAAGCATTATTCAAATGTAACCCCACCGCCCCGTGCCAATGGCACATGCGCGTGCACGCCGCATCCTGCCGTCCACCAATGAGGCGCAATGCTTTGCTGCGCAAGCACCCGCGCAAAAGCACGTGCGCCACGCCTTACATTTGTCGACAACCGTGTTTTGACTGCCCTTTTGGACGGCATTACCTTGTCTTCACCAACCCGAACCGGACCGGAATTTCCCAAGGAACTCCACATGATCCGGATTCATTAAAAGTGAGGTGAACCATGGCTATCAACCAAGACATCCTGGAAGGCAAGTGGAAGCAGATCGCCGGCAAGGTCAAAGCCAAATGGGGCGACCTGACCGACGACGACATTACCAAGGTCAATGGCAATGCCGAGCGCCTGGCTGGCGTGATCCAGGAGCGTTATGGCAAGACCCGCGAGCAGGCCGACAAGGAAGCCCGCGACTTCTTCGACCAACACCGCTAAGCCGCGTATCTGCCGAGGAGAAGCATCATGCTGCACTATGCCGTTATTTTCTTCGTGATCGCGCTGATCGCTGCCGTGCTCGGCTTTGGTGGCATTGCCGCCGGCGCAGCATCGATCGCCAAGGTCCTGTTCTTCATCTTCCTCGTGCTGGCGGTCCTGTCGCTGCTGAGCGGCGCTTTGCGCAAGAAATGAAGGTGGCCGGCCTGAACCGGGCCGGCCTGAAAGACTCGCTACATCGTTCACTATCCGTCGCGCCGCGCTGAACCGCAGGCCGGCTTAAGGAGAAACACCATGATCGCTCGCAAACACATCGCCGCCGCTCTCATTGGTGCCGCCACGTTCGCCACCACCCCGCTCGTCCTGGCCGCCGATGGCCAACCCAAGCAAAGCGCGGGTGAATACGCCTCCGACGCCGTGGTCACCACCAAGGTCAAGGCCGCCCTCGTCGCCGAAAAGGAACTGAGCGCCCTGGACATCTCGGTGGAAACCATTGAAGGCGTGACGACGCTGACGGGCGACGTCGACACCACCGCGCACAAGGACCTCGCCGGCCGCGTGGTTGGCGGCGTCGACGGCGTGCGCCAGGTCAACAACGACCTCAAGGTGAAGAAGTAAATCCCCCCCCCGAGGCGCTTCGCGCCTCCCCCCCAGGGGGGCGACGCTGGCGGACCGGCGGAGCCGGCTCCGCGGCGTCCCTGATCTGGGGAGATCGCTGCAAATTGAGGGTGGGGTTTTGAATTTGGAGCGGGCTTCGGGCCTGCGGGGCTGGAAGAGACGCCAGCGTCGTTTGCTCCAGATACGGGCCGAGGCGTTTGCCTCGGCCTTTTTCGTGTCAGGGCTGCAGGCTGATGGTGCCGCGGCCCAGGGTCATGACGCGGCCGCCGACGCGGATGGTCTGGTCGCGCTTGACCTCGAGTTGCAGGAGACAGGGCCGGCCGATGGAGGCGCCCTGCTCCACCTTGACGTGCGTGGGCAGTTCGCGGCCCGTGGCAATGAGCCAGCCGCCCAGATTGGCGCAGGCGGAGCCCGTGCCCGGGTCTTCGTCGACGCCGCTGCCGGGCTTGGCCATGAAATAGCGCGCCAGCGCACGCTGGCCGAAACGCGTCGGCCCGGCGGATTCCACCGGGGCGAAGACATAGGCGTTGCGCCGGCCGGCCGCGCTGACCGGCCAGCGCGCCATCTGCGAGGGATCGGGCTGCACACGGCGCACGATGTCAGGCGTCTTGACCGGCACCAGCAACTGCTCGGAACCCGTGTTGACCCACAGCGGCTCGTCCAGCAGATCGTCCACCGACAAGCCCAGCATGGCCGCGATATCGGCCTTGCCCGCCAGCGGGCGCGCCGTGCGCGGCCCCCCTTGCGGCATGGGGGCGGTGAATACCCAATCGTCCTGGCGCGCCTCCAGCGCGACCATGCCGGCCCGCATTTCCAGCTTGATCGTGTCGCCGCAAGCCAGCAGATCCCGCAACACATGGGCCGTGCCCAAGGCAGGATGTCCTGCGAAAGGCAATTCGGTCATGGGCGTGAAAATGCGTACGCGCGCCGTCGCATCCCCCGTGGGCGGCAGGATGAAAGCCGTCTCGGACAGGTTGAACTGCACGGCCAGCGCCTGCATGTTCTCGTCGGTGAGCCCCCGGGCATCTTCGAAGACGCACAGCGGATTGCCGCCAAACGCCGTCTGGCCGAAGACATTGACCAGCGAGAAGGCGTAATCAGCCAATGCGTTCCCCGGGCTCCTCGGCCTTGTCGCCGGTGGCCGAGTCGTCGTAGCCCGTGCGGTGCGCCGCGGGCGACTTGGCTTCCAGGCGTTCTTCGCGGCCCGAGCGATACAGCCCCACCTTGATGAGCATCATGGCGCTCAGTGGCGCGGTCATCACGACGAAGATGGTGATGAGCACCTCGTGGATCACGGGACGGCCCGACAGGCCGGTGAAGTACAGCATGGAAGCGATCAGCACGCAGCCGCAACCCAGGGTGGCGCCCAGCGTGGGCGCATGGATGCGCTGATAGAAGTTGGACAGCCGGAGAAGGCCGAAGGAACCGATGAGCGCAAGAATGCCGCCCAGCACGAGCAGGATGGCCGCGGGGATCGCGAACCAGAGGCTGACGGTTTCCGCATTCATGGCTCGATCACCTCGCCGCGCAGCAGGAACTTGGCCATGGCCACGGAGCCCACGAAACCGAAAAGCGCGATCAGGAGCGCGATTTCGAAATACACGGCCGTGCCGGCACGGATGCCCTGCGTCACCAGCAGCAGCATGCCGTTGACGTAGAAGTTGTCCAGCGCCAGCACGCGGTCCTGCGCCGTCGGGCCGCGCTGCATGCGGATCGTGGCGAAAGTCATCGCCAGCAGGAAGCACAGGCTGGCGAAATTGGCCGCCCAGGGAAGAATCTCGTTCATTCGTATATCTCCATCAGCGGACGCTCGTAGCGCGTCTTGACCAGCTCGATCCACTTGGCCTCGTCATCGAGGCTGAGCACGTGCAGCAGCAGCTCGCAGCGATCCTTGCTCAGGCCCGCGAAGACGGTGCCGGGAATCGAGGTGACGATGGCGGCCAGCACCGCCAGCGCGTGCGGGTCGGCCAGGTCCAGGGGCACGCGGATGAATCCGGAGCGCTCGCGGCGCTCCTTGGCCCCCAGGATCACGACGGCGACATCGAAATTCGAGCGGCAGATGTCCACCAGGATGTGCGCCAGCAGCGTGAAGAGCGCCGGCACCACGCGGGCCGAGGCCTTGACCGGGCGCAGGCTGTCGGCGGCCACCGGCCCGAACCACGCCAGGAACAGGCCCATGGCGATCTGGCCTGCCGACAAGGACTGGTTCATCAGCAGCCACAACACCAGCAGGAAGCCCGACAGGGGCAACGAAGGGAACCACCTTTTCATCATTGCGCCTCCATGTGGGTGGCGGGTGCCGCGGGCAGCACCGCCTCGATGTAGTCGCGCGGCGCGTGCAGGGCCTGCGCCGTGGCGTCCATGTAGCGCAACGCAGGGTCGGCCCACAACGTCAGCGCGACGCACAGTGCAAGCAAGGCGAAGACCGGCGCGGCATCGAGCAGGCGCAGGCGCAGCACGTTGCGCTCGACCGACCAGAAGGTGCGGATGCCCGAACGCGCCAGCGCGATCACGCCGGCCAGGCCGGACAGCAGGATGGTGGCCAGCATCAGCCAGCCTGCCAGCGGCACGTGCGCCGACCCTGCCATGTCCGGATCCTCCAGCGACGCGGCCAGCAGGGCGAACTTGGCGATGAAGCCCGACAGCGGCGGCAAGCCCGTGATAAGCAAGGCGCACATGACGAAGCCCGCGCCCAGCACGGCCATGACGGCCGGCAACGCCACGCCCACGACCTCGTCGGGCGCATCCGGATCGACCGGATCATCCAGGCCGAAGGCTTCCAGGCTGATGGCCAGCATGTCCGCGCCGAAGGGCCGGTTGCGCTCGATGAGCTCGATCAGCAGGAAGAAGGCCGACACTGCAAGCGAGGAGCTGACGAGGTAGTACAGGGCCGGCCCCAGGGCGTCCGTGCTGGACAGGCCGATGGCGGCCAGCAAGGTCCCGGACGACACCAGGATGCTGTAGGCCGCCTGGCGCCGCAGTTCCTGCGACGCCAGCAGGCCGGCAGCCCCCAGCGCCAGCGTGACGAGGCCGCCGTAGAACAGCCAGTCGCTGGCCAGCACCCTCCCCGCCTCGCCCGAGGCCGACAGTACCGCCGTCATGCGCAGGATCGAGTAGATGCCGACCTTGGTCATGAGCGCGAACAGCGCGGCCACCGGCGGCGTGGCCGCGGAATAGGCGCCCACGAGCCAGAAGTTCAGGGGCCAGGCCGCGGCCTTGATCAGGAAGGCGCAACCCAGCACGGCGGCGCCGGCATTGAAGAGCGCACGCTCCTCGCCGATCACGTCGGGCAGGCGCTGCGCCAGGTCGGCCATGTTGAGCGTGCCGACCGCGCCATAGATGAGGCTCACGCCCACCAGGAACAGGAAGGAACCCACCAGGTTCACGGCGATATAGTGCAGCCCGGCGCGCACGCGTCCGACACCCGAGCCATGCAGCAGCAGGCCGTAGGAGGCTGCCAGCAGGATCTCGAAGAACACGAACAGGTTGAACAGGTCGCCCGTGAGGAACGCGCCGTTCAGCCCCATGAGCTGGAACTGCAGCAGCGGCTGGAAATGCACGCCGACCTTTTCCCAGCGCGAGATCGAGGCCACCAGCGTCGCGATGCCCACGGCAGCGGTCAGCAGCAGCATCAGCACGGCCAGGCGGTCCACCACCAGCACGATGCCGAAAGGCGGCGGCCAGTTGGCGGGACGATAGGTGAGCAGGCGCGTGCCCCCCTCGGCGTCGACCGAGAAGAACAGCGCCACCGCGACGACGGCCAGCAGGACCGCCGACACGAGACCGATGGCGATGCGTGTGTTGCGGTGGCTGTCGCTGAGCAACAGCATGGCCGACCCTGCCAGCATGGGCAGGACGATGGGAAGAATGGGGAGATGCGTCAACCAGTCGCTCACGAGTCGGACTCCTTCCCATCGACGTGGTCAGTGCCCGTCAGGCCGCGAGAGGCCAGCAGGACCACCAGGAAGAGCGCGGTCATGGCGAAGCCGATGACGATGGCGGTCAGCACCAGCGCCTGCGGCAGCGGATCGGCATAGTTCAGCAGATCGCTCGGCAGGTCGGGATCGATGACCGGCGCGCGGTCGACCTGCAGGCGGCCCATGCTGAAGATGAAGAGGTTGACCGCATACGACACCAGCGAAAGCCCCATGATGAACTGGAAGGTGCGTGGGCGCAGCAGCAGCCACACGCCGGAACCGGCGAGCACGCCGATGGCCAGGGACAGGACGATTTCCATCAGTGCTTCTCCTCGGCCTGTGCCTTGTTGGCGCGATGCAGGCTGCGCGCGGATTGGTGGGCCAGCGCCACCAGCACGAGCACCGTGGCGCCCACCACCAGCATGTAGACGCCGATGTCGAAGAAGAGCGCGGTACCGATGTAGATCTCGCCCA from Orrella dioscoreae includes the following:
- a CDS encoding Na+/H+ antiporter subunit E; protein product: MMKRWFPSLPLSGFLLVLWLLMNQSLSAGQIAMGLFLAWFGPVAADSLRPVKASARVVPALFTLLAHILVDICRSNFDVAVVILGAKERRERSGFIRVPLDLADPHALAVLAAIVTSIPGTVFAGLSKDRCELLLHVLSLDDEAKWIELVKTRYERPLMEIYE
- a CDS encoding PhzF family phenazine biosynthesis protein; translation: MADYAFSLVNVFGQTAFGGNPLCVFEDARGLTDENMQALAVQFNLSETAFILPPTGDATARVRIFTPMTELPFAGHPALGTAHVLRDLLACGDTIKLEMRAGMVALEARQDDWVFTAPMPQGGPRTARPLAGKADIAAMLGLSVDDLLDEPLWVNTGSEQLLVPVKTPDIVRRVQPDPSQMARWPVSAAGRRNAYVFAPVESAGPTRFGQRALARYFMAKPGSGVDEDPGTGSACANLGGWLIATGRELPTHVKVEQGASIGRPCLLQLEVKRDQTIRVGGRVMTLGRGTISLQP
- the mnhG gene encoding monovalent cation/H(+) antiporter subunit G, with protein sequence MNAETVSLWFAIPAAILLVLGGILALIGSFGLLRLSNFYQRIHAPTLGATLGCGCVLIASMLYFTGLSGRPVIHEVLITIFVVMTAPLSAMMLIKVGLYRSGREERLEAKSPAAHRTGYDDSATGDKAEEPGERIG
- a CDS encoding K+/H+ antiporter subunit F yields the protein MNEILPWAANFASLCFLLAMTFATIRMQRGPTAQDRVLALDNFYVNGMLLLVTQGIRAGTAVYFEIALLIALFGFVGSVAMAKFLLRGEVIEP
- a CDS encoding BON domain-containing protein, whose translation is MIARKHIAAALIGAATFATTPLVLAADGQPKQSAGEYASDAVVTTKVKAALVAEKELSALDISVETIEGVTTLTGDVDTTAHKDLAGRVVGGVDGVRQVNNDLKVKK
- a CDS encoding CsbD family protein; the encoded protein is MNQDILEGKWKQIAGKVKAKWGDLTDDDITKVNGNAERLAGVIQERYGKTREQADKEARDFFDQHR
- the cphA gene encoding cyanophycin synthetase; this encodes MEVSRLRALRGPNIWSRLTAIEAIVSCADPQCDLENVPGFYTRMRARFPDMRALKPAGHEAPVSLAHALEACALGLQAVAGCPVAFGRTTPTVEPGVYQVVVQYTEEAVGRLAFELAQELCKAALDDTPFDLQAAVGRLRELDEDMRLGPSTGAIVQAGLAREVPYRRLTEGSMVQFGWGSRQRRIQAAETDMTSAIAESIAQDKDLTKLLLEAAGVPVPVGRVVRTEDEAWAAACEVGVPVVIKPRDGNQGKGVAVNLETREQLATAFAVASDISRDVIVERYIPGHDFRVLIVGGQMIAAARRDPPSVIGDGRRTVRELVAEVNLDPLRGDGHATSLTKIRLDELAVATLGKQNLTPESVPTAGLRVVLRNNANLSTGGTATDVTDEVHPELAARAVAAAQMVGLDICGVDVVCETVAQSMEDQRGGIVEVNAAPGLRMHLNPSYGKPRQVGEAMIGTLFGPGENGRIPVVAVAGTNGKTTTVRLTAHLLGASGKRVGMTNSDGVYVEGRCIDTGDCSGPRSARNILGHPDVDAAVFETARGGILREGLAFDRCDVAIVTNIGMGDHLGLNYISTVEDLAVVKRVIVQNVAPTGTAVLNAADPMVAPMAASCPGSVIFFSDDRHHPVLTTHRAQGKRVVFVEDGHLVAAEGGFAHRIALNAITLTRGGTIAFQVQNAMAATAAAWALGLDWQVIEAGLASFVNDAQSAPGRFNVFDYHGATLIADYGHNPDAIQALVSAVEAMPARKRVVVISGAGDRRDEDIRQQTAILGDSFDDLILYEDQCQRGREDGEVLALLREGLKDARRARHVEEIRGEFLATDTALKRLQPGDLCLVLIDQVEEALAHIAKRIAEPR
- a CDS encoding Na+/H+ antiporter subunit C — protein: MEIVLSLAIGVLAGSGVWLLLRPRTFQFIMGLSLVSYAVNLFIFSMGRLQVDRAPVIDPDLPSDLLNYADPLPQALVLTAIVIGFAMTALFLVVLLASRGLTGTDHVDGKESDS
- the cphA gene encoding cyanophycin synthetase — encoded protein: MKKRDIEILRIVTLRGPNIWTYRPVLEAWVDIGLLEDCPSNLLPGFPQRLEAWLPTLIEHRCSPGVRGGFLQRLHEGTWPGHILEHVTLELQNLAGLPGGFGKARETSERGVYKVIVRAWHEEVTRAALYAARDLVMAAIEDRPYDVNAAIERLREMTDSLCLGPSTACIVDGADDRDIPAVRLSTGNLVQLGYGARQRRIWTAETDNTSAIAESISRDKDLTKQLLGNCGVPVPEGCLVESAADAWDTAESIGLPVVLKPSDGNHGRGVFTNLTTREEIDAAYAIAVDEGSGVIVERFIPGIEHRLLVVGDKLVAAARGESAEVVGDGVSTVRQLVESQINTDPRRGRNEDQPLNLIRLDSAAMLELGRQRLTPDSVPAAGRAVLIQRNGNVAFDVTAQVHPEVARIAALAARVVGLDIAGIDLVAQDISRPLADQRGAIVEVNAGPGLLMHIKPAQGEAQPVGRAIVDHLFPQDDTGRIPVVGITGTNGKTVVAKIVARLLHLNGLLTGLACSDGMYLDNRRVKAGDAGNWTDGLRVLLNRAVQAAVIENDSNVILTQGMAYDRCQVGIVTGTQHPDHLGRHDILDAEQMLKVYRCQVDVVLPEGAAILDALDPASEELAELCDGKTYFFSTDAQAPLLAAHRAAGGRAVVARDGWLVLLDGESEQPLTRLSAIPITYGARVRFQVANVLAAAAAGWALGLTPELIRAGLEAFDRDFSDIPGRYTVFEWQGATVIVDDAQNEAGVAALVEAQAQFSAGHRSIIFGAGTDRRDDALIQMGRLLGETFDHITLYDDASVRSERVHGEARALLRDGIARAARRPAVTDAADHGATVDSALSALQAGHLLVLQCEEASAAATVDRVRQWISQSCTQTA
- a CDS encoding DUF1328 family protein; its protein translation is MLHYAVIFFVIALIAAVLGFGGIAAGAASIAKVLFFIFLVLAVLSLLSGALRKK
- a CDS encoding monovalent cation/H+ antiporter subunit D, with translation MSDWLTHLPILPIVLPMLAGSAMLLLSDSHRNTRIAIGLVSAVLLAVVAVALFFSVDAEGGTRLLTYRPANWPPPFGIVLVVDRLAVLMLLLTAAVGIATLVASISRWEKVGVHFQPLLQFQLMGLNGAFLTGDLFNLFVFFEILLAASYGLLLHGSGVGRVRAGLHYIAVNLVGSFLFLVGVSLIYGAVGTLNMADLAQRLPDVIGEERALFNAGAAVLGCAFLIKAAAWPLNFWLVGAYSAATPPVAALFALMTKVGIYSILRMTAVLSASGEAGRVLASDWLFYGGLVTLALGAAGLLASQELRRQAAYSILVSSGTLLAAIGLSSTDALGPALYYLVSSSLAVSAFFLLIELIERNRPFGADMLAISLEAFGLDDPVDPDAPDEVVGVALPAVMAVLGAGFVMCALLITGLPPLSGFIAKFALLAASLEDPDMAGSAHVPLAGWLMLATILLSGLAGVIALARSGIRTFWSVERNVLRLRLLDAAPVFALLALCVALTLWADPALRYMDATAQALHAPRDYIEAVLPAAPATHMEAQ